The following coding sequences lie in one Rhizobium rhododendri genomic window:
- a CDS encoding arsenic transporter, with protein MMSHAVPLTWGIAALTALGVITRPFRWPEAVWAVAGAVLLVALGLLTLPEAWQGVGKGLDVYLFLVGMMLLSELARREGLFDWLAAIATSRAKGSPIRLFALIYIVGTVVTVFLSNDATAVVLTPAVYAATKAAKVKEPLPYLFICAFIANAASFVLPISNPANLVIFGGGHMPPLGRWLATFALPSIAAVVSTYVLLYWTQRRVLLQDSVASDVEAPHLTPTAKLAGAGLVVTALILIGASAFGLDLGLPTFVCGLVTAALIVVVGRESPMETLRAMSWSVLPLVGGLFVVVQALEKTGLTKMLADQLSAGAASAPGQTAAVAGVAVAFLANLVNNLPAGLVAGGAVQAAHASDTISGAILIGVDLGPNLSVTGSLATILWLTALRREGLQVGAFAFLKLGVVVMVPALLLSLLALIALH; from the coding sequence ATGATGAGCCACGCCGTTCCCCTGACGTGGGGCATCGCCGCCCTGACCGCGCTTGGCGTCATCACTCGACCGTTTCGCTGGCCTGAGGCCGTATGGGCCGTGGCCGGCGCCGTGCTGCTGGTTGCCCTTGGGCTGCTGACGCTGCCGGAAGCATGGCAGGGCGTCGGCAAGGGGCTGGACGTCTACCTGTTCCTGGTCGGCATGATGCTGCTCTCCGAACTCGCACGTCGCGAAGGACTGTTCGACTGGCTGGCCGCCATCGCCACCAGTCGCGCGAAGGGTTCGCCAATCCGGCTGTTCGCGCTGATCTACATCGTCGGCACCGTCGTCACCGTGTTCCTGTCCAACGATGCGACTGCCGTGGTGCTGACGCCGGCCGTCTATGCGGCGACCAAGGCCGCCAAGGTCAAGGAGCCGCTGCCCTACTTGTTCATCTGCGCGTTCATCGCCAACGCCGCGAGCTTTGTGCTGCCGATCTCCAACCCTGCCAACCTGGTGATTTTCGGGGGGGGTCACATGCCGCCGCTCGGGCGCTGGCTTGCGACCTTCGCGCTGCCGTCGATCGCTGCCGTCGTCTCCACATACGTGCTTCTCTACTGGACGCAGCGCCGCGTGTTGTTGCAGGACAGCGTTGCCAGCGACGTCGAGGCGCCGCATCTGACGCCGACGGCAAAGCTTGCCGGTGCCGGTCTCGTCGTCACCGCGCTGATCCTGATCGGCGCCTCGGCATTCGGTCTCGACCTCGGATTGCCGACTTTCGTTTGCGGTCTCGTGACGGCAGCGCTGATCGTGGTTGTCGGCCGGGAAAGCCCGATGGAGACGTTGCGCGCGATGTCTTGGAGCGTGTTGCCGCTGGTGGGCGGGCTTTTTGTCGTCGTCCAGGCGCTGGAGAAGACCGGGCTGACCAAGATGCTGGCCGACCAGCTTTCGGCGGGCGCAGCCTCGGCACCGGGCCAGACGGCGGCGGTTGCCGGCGTTGCCGTCGCCTTCCTCGCCAATCTCGTCAACAACCTGCCGGCAGGCCTCGTTGCGGGCGGTGCGGTCCAGGCGGCGCACGCCTCCGATACCATATCCGGGGCGATCCTGATCGGCGTCGATCTCGGCCCCAACCTGTCGGTGACCGGCTCGCTGGCGACCATCCTGTGGCTGACGGCACTCCGGCGCGAAGGGCTGCAGGTCGGAGCCTTCGCCTTCCTGAAACTCGGCGTCGTGGTGATGGTGCCGGCGCTGCTTCTGTCGCTGCTCGCCTTGATCGCCCTGCATTAA
- a CDS encoding GAF domain-containing protein, whose translation MSDDTPIRTPFDAIDLDHLRRLEALEAYDILDTAPEPEFDDIVYIASTVCNTPVSLVSLVEADRQWFKARIGFEPGETPIDQSVCAHALTSPELLVIPDLTLDPRTRHNTLVTQSPFIRFYAGAPLIVPGGAVIGTLCVIDTVPRPEGLDENQQNLLRALARQVVAFMETRRVSHRKDELFQRQKRLAASIRNSANKNVAAQQAGRIGTFEIDIATSQVRASDEFCRIFDVPPADTHPTALFESMVVPEDRHIQSNEATRRNGAAPVEVEYRIQTANHGTRWISRHAKYQYDENGKPITMFGMVQDITSIKRDAARVQALLDLGDRLRELDDIESMALAASDLMAKALDASRAGFGLVDVAAETLMIQPEWRAPGVASLAGLHHFRDYGDFVDELKAGQTVIITDVATDPRTRHRAEALLAIGIHVLVNLPVFDHGQFKLAVFVHHDRPHDWTQQEIDFVRSFGDRMHLAIARLQAEADQDVLNREIGHRLKNTFAMVQAIASQTLRPIIEQEHVRNFERRLYALSSAHDSLITQDSDGADIGAVLMRTAETLGVTERIDVHGPSINFGPRSTLSVSLLFHELVTNAMKYGALSNEDGRVAVEWQVLESNGNRVLTMRWTESGGPPVTEPTRTGFGSRLIKRGFMGTGGVTQSYSSLGYSVEMTAALSQLQRAN comes from the coding sequence ATGAGCGATGACACACCCATCCGTACGCCATTCGATGCGATCGACCTGGACCATCTTCGCCGTCTGGAGGCGCTGGAGGCCTACGACATCCTGGATACCGCGCCCGAGCCGGAATTCGACGATATCGTCTACATCGCCTCTACCGTCTGCAATACCCCGGTATCGCTGGTCAGCCTCGTCGAGGCCGATAGGCAGTGGTTCAAGGCACGGATCGGTTTCGAGCCCGGCGAAACGCCGATCGACCAGTCGGTGTGCGCCCATGCGCTGACGTCGCCGGAACTGCTGGTCATTCCCGACCTCACCCTGGATCCGCGCACCCGGCACAATACGCTCGTTACCCAATCGCCTTTCATCCGCTTTTATGCCGGAGCGCCGCTCATCGTGCCCGGTGGCGCCGTGATCGGCACGCTCTGCGTCATCGATACGGTGCCACGCCCGGAAGGGCTGGACGAAAACCAGCAGAACCTCCTGCGGGCACTGGCGCGCCAGGTGGTGGCCTTCATGGAAACGCGACGCGTATCCCACCGCAAGGACGAACTCTTCCAGCGCCAGAAACGTCTCGCCGCCAGCATCCGCAACAGTGCCAACAAGAACGTCGCCGCCCAGCAGGCCGGACGCATCGGCACCTTTGAAATCGATATCGCCACAAGCCAGGTGCGCGCCTCCGACGAGTTTTGCCGCATCTTCGACGTCCCCCCCGCCGACACCCATCCGACCGCGCTGTTCGAGTCCATGGTCGTGCCGGAAGATCGCCATATCCAATCGAATGAGGCGACCCGCAGGAATGGCGCGGCGCCTGTCGAAGTCGAATACCGGATCCAGACGGCAAACCATGGGACACGGTGGATTTCCCGCCACGCCAAATACCAGTACGACGAAAATGGCAAGCCGATCACCATGTTCGGCATGGTGCAGGACATCACGTCAATAAAACGGGATGCGGCACGCGTCCAGGCGTTGCTCGATCTCGGCGACCGCCTGCGCGAACTCGACGATATCGAGTCCATGGCACTGGCTGCCTCCGACTTGATGGCCAAGGCCCTAGACGCCAGCCGTGCGGGTTTCGGGCTCGTCGACGTCGCCGCTGAAACCCTGATGATCCAGCCGGAATGGCGCGCGCCCGGCGTCGCAAGCCTCGCTGGTCTCCACCATTTCCGCGACTACGGTGATTTCGTCGATGAGCTGAAGGCCGGCCAGACTGTCATCATTACCGACGTCGCGACCGACCCGCGCACTCGCCACAGGGCAGAGGCGCTGCTCGCTATCGGCATCCACGTCCTCGTCAACCTGCCGGTCTTCGACCACGGGCAATTCAAGCTGGCGGTCTTCGTCCACCACGACAGACCGCATGACTGGACGCAGCAGGAAATCGACTTCGTGCGGAGCTTCGGCGACCGCATGCATCTCGCCATCGCCAGGCTCCAGGCGGAGGCCGACCAGGATGTGCTGAACCGGGAGATCGGTCATCGCCTGAAGAACACCTTTGCCATGGTCCAGGCAATCGCCTCGCAGACCCTGCGGCCGATCATCGAGCAGGAGCATGTGCGCAATTTCGAGCGCCGGCTATACGCTCTTAGCTCCGCCCACGATTCGCTTATCACCCAGGACAGCGACGGGGCGGACATCGGCGCAGTCCTCATGCGGACTGCCGAAACCCTCGGTGTCACCGAACGGATCGACGTGCACGGGCCGTCCATCAATTTCGGTCCTCGCAGCACTCTGTCGGTGTCGCTGCTGTTCCACGAGCTGGTGACCAACGCCATGAAGTACGGTGCCCTTTCGAACGAGGACGGCCGTGTCGCGGTCGAGTGGCAGGTGCTCGAGAGCAACGGCAACCGCGTGCTGACGATGCGGTGGACGGAGAGTGGCGGCCCGCCGGTGACAGAGCCTACACGCACCGGTTTTGGTTCAAGGCTGATTAAACGCGGCTTCATGGGAACAGGCGGCGTTACGCAGAGTTACTCAAGCCTGGGCTACTCGGTCGAAATGACCGCCGCGCTTTCACAGCTCCAAAGGGCGAACTGA
- a CDS encoding response regulator, with protein sequence MAETSPTKKIVLVVEDEPLLRMMAADLVERAGFEVIEATDADEAVHILETRTDIRIVFTDIDMPGSMNGMLLAAAIRDRWPPIDIIITSGHATAEEVMMPARSIFFSKPYDTTKLTATLHALAARVY encoded by the coding sequence ATGGCAGAGACATCGCCGACCAAGAAAATCGTTCTCGTCGTCGAGGATGAACCGCTTTTGCGGATGATGGCGGCAGATCTGGTTGAGCGGGCCGGCTTCGAAGTGATCGAGGCGACCGATGCAGACGAGGCGGTGCATATCCTCGAAACCAGGACCGACATCCGCATCGTTTTTACGGATATCGACATGCCGGGTAGCATGAATGGGATGTTGCTTGCCGCCGCCATCCGCGACCGCTGGCCTCCGATCGACATTATCATCACCTCCGGCCATGCCACTGCCGAAGAGGTCATGATGCCGGCACGCAGCATCTTCTTCTCAAAGCCCTACGACACGACCAAGCTTACCGCGACGCTGCACGCGCTGGCGGCCCGCGTCTACTAG
- a CDS encoding S1C family serine protease, producing MPIEKLLPSIVALRSSIAEDAFTASTLGTIREGSGVVIRDNGLVLTIGYLITEAEEVWLTRRDGKVVPAHALAFDQETGFGLVQALGPLDVPALPIGDATATQLGDAVVLADGLGNAVSSKIVAKQEFAGYWEYLLDEAIFISPAHPSWGGAALIDEHGKLLGIGSLRLQMSQGGKVADINMVVPINLLEPILDDLLHRGQIDKPPRPWLGAFSAENNGEVVVMNVAPGGPAAEAGLRPGDIISEIRDAEVDGLADFYRQVWNSGPAGAEIPMRVLRDGREAWLRVKSADRGSFLKKPQMQ from the coding sequence GTGCCAATTGAAAAACTCCTGCCATCCATAGTCGCCCTACGCTCCAGCATCGCCGAGGACGCCTTCACCGCCTCGACGCTTGGAACCATCCGCGAGGGCAGCGGCGTCGTCATTCGCGACAACGGCCTGGTGCTGACGATCGGCTATCTCATCACCGAGGCGGAAGAGGTCTGGTTGACGCGCAGGGACGGCAAGGTCGTCCCTGCGCACGCCCTCGCCTTCGATCAGGAGACCGGCTTCGGGCTCGTCCAGGCGCTCGGCCCTCTCGACGTACCGGCGCTGCCGATCGGCGATGCGACCGCCACGCAGCTCGGAGATGCGGTCGTGCTCGCAGATGGCCTCGGCAATGCGGTGTCGTCGAAAATCGTCGCCAAGCAGGAATTCGCCGGCTACTGGGAATATCTCCTCGACGAAGCGATCTTCATCTCGCCGGCTCACCCATCCTGGGGCGGCGCTGCCCTGATCGACGAACACGGCAAACTGCTCGGCATCGGCTCTCTGCGGCTGCAGATGAGCCAAGGCGGCAAGGTCGCCGATATCAACATGGTCGTGCCGATCAACCTCCTGGAGCCGATACTCGACGACCTGCTGCACCGCGGCCAGATCGATAAGCCCCCACGTCCATGGCTGGGCGCTTTTTCGGCCGAGAACAACGGTGAAGTCGTGGTGATGAATGTGGCTCCAGGCGGACCGGCTGCGGAAGCAGGCCTGCGTCCCGGCGACATCATCTCGGAAATCCGCGATGCGGAAGTCGATGGGCTGGCAGATTTCTATCGTCAGGTCTGGAACAGCGGACCGGCTGGCGCCGAGATCCCGATGCGCGTGCTGCGCGACGGCCGCGAAGCCTGGCTGCGTGTAAAATCCGCGGATCGCGGCAGCTTTCTCAAGAAGCCGCAGATGCAATAG
- a CDS encoding MFS transporter codes for MQPSSKTGLSGRSLVALAFLNFFLADARDGLGPFLDGFLATNGWSPMTLGFIATLGGILGMVATPLFGAWVDASSHKRMLIILPVVLINAAAVWTLVSPGDFSVFGGQSATAVVGAIVGPALMGLTLGLVGQRAFSRQVSRNEFWNHAGNVVSLAGVYAASVFFGLTGIIVLMVVTAVATIIAVLAIDPDKIDNRVARGLGSEDGDGKDQPSGYNVLIGTKGLVLLAVTLLVFHFGNAPISRLIAQDFSLQLGTPFRTTAITTGVSQLSMIVMALAAPFLIRRFGLATVFILALCALPIRGAIAGSFHEFAVIFPVQVLDGIGAGLIGIATPIAAERILSGSGRFNVGLAAVMTVQGIGASLSNVVAGWLTSEGGYPLAYWVHGGVAAIALAIFIYGRHSIAPETRDRRGVTDGATA; via the coding sequence ATGCAGCCATCATCGAAAACTGGCCTGTCCGGCCGCTCGCTCGTCGCGCTGGCGTTTCTCAATTTTTTCCTCGCAGATGCCCGCGATGGGCTCGGGCCCTTTCTCGACGGGTTCCTTGCGACCAACGGCTGGAGCCCCATGACGCTGGGGTTCATCGCCACCCTCGGCGGCATCCTCGGCATGGTGGCAACGCCGTTGTTCGGCGCCTGGGTGGATGCATCCAGCCACAAGCGGATGCTGATCATCCTGCCCGTCGTGCTGATCAATGCAGCCGCCGTGTGGACGCTGGTCAGTCCCGGTGATTTTTCGGTGTTCGGCGGCCAGTCGGCCACCGCGGTCGTCGGTGCCATCGTCGGCCCGGCGCTGATGGGACTGACGCTCGGTCTGGTCGGCCAGAGGGCGTTTTCACGCCAGGTGTCGCGCAACGAGTTCTGGAACCACGCCGGCAACGTCGTATCGCTCGCCGGCGTCTATGCAGCCTCGGTGTTCTTCGGCCTCACAGGCATCATCGTGCTGATGGTCGTCACGGCGGTAGCAACCATCATCGCGGTGCTGGCGATCGACCCGGATAAGATCGACAACAGGGTTGCCCGTGGCCTTGGCTCGGAAGACGGCGACGGCAAGGACCAGCCCTCCGGCTACAATGTTCTCATTGGCACCAAGGGGCTAGTGCTGCTGGCGGTGACATTGCTGGTCTTCCATTTCGGCAATGCGCCGATCAGCCGCCTGATTGCCCAGGACTTCTCGCTGCAGCTCGGCACCCCTTTCCGCACCACGGCGATCACTACGGGCGTCTCGCAACTGTCGATGATCGTCATGGCGCTCGCCGCACCGTTTCTGATCCGTCGCTTCGGCCTTGCCACGGTATTCATCCTTGCTCTCTGCGCCCTCCCCATTCGCGGCGCCATCGCCGGCAGTTTCCACGAATTCGCCGTCATCTTCCCGGTCCAGGTGCTGGACGGCATCGGCGCCGGGCTGATCGGCATCGCCACGCCCATCGCTGCGGAGCGCATCCTGTCCGGTAGCGGGCGCTTCAATGTCGGCCTTGCCGCCGTCATGACGGTCCAGGGCATCGGCGCCTCGCTCAGCAACGTCGTCGCCGGCTGGCTGACATCAGAGGGCGGCTATCCGCTGGCCTATTGGGTGCATGGCGGCGTTGCGGCGATTGCTCTTGCGATCTTCATCTACGGTCGCCACAGCATTGCGCCGGAAACACGGGACCGCCGTGGAGTGACAGACGGCGCCACCGCATAG
- a CDS encoding DUF192 domain-containing protein: MMAMRLASLLKSAPLALFLAFSSHAATADAADVVKQAPHFASETLTITGKTGTVHTFTVEVAVSGPQREYGLMFRRQMAADHGMLFDFDKAQHVQMWMENTVLPLDMLFVDTAGGVTHIVENAVPYSQTIIDSGGPVKYVIELNGGIVKKLGLAIGDKVSSPTIAKR; this comes from the coding sequence CTGATGGCCATGCGTCTCGCATCTCTCCTGAAAAGCGCCCCTCTGGCGCTTTTTTTGGCTTTCTCTAGTCATGCCGCAACGGCCGATGCCGCAGATGTCGTCAAGCAGGCGCCGCATTTTGCGAGCGAGACGCTGACGATCACCGGCAAGACTGGAACAGTCCATACATTCACCGTCGAGGTCGCTGTCAGCGGCCCACAGCGCGAATACGGCCTGATGTTTCGTCGCCAGATGGCTGCCGACCACGGCATGCTGTTCGATTTCGACAAGGCGCAGCATGTGCAGATGTGGATGGAAAATACAGTCCTGCCGCTCGACATGCTGTTCGTCGACACGGCAGGCGGTGTGACGCATATTGTCGAGAACGCCGTGCCCTATTCGCAGACCATCATCGATTCCGGCGGGCCGGTGAAATACGTCATCGAATTGAACGGCGGCATCGTGAAGAAGCTCGGCCTTGCCATCGGCGACAAGGTTTCAAGCCCGACGATCGCCAAGCGCTGA
- a CDS encoding cold-shock protein translates to MGDRTSSTEIADFEDLAGEAVDLIEITGLVKWFDVAKGFGFIIPDNGMQDVLLHVTCLRRDGYQTILEGTRIVALIQRRERGYQAFKILSMDQSTALHPSQMPAARTHVQVTATSGLERAIVKWFNRTKGFGFLTRGEGTEDIFVHMETLRRFGLTELRPGQVVLVRFGPGDKGMMAAEIHPDTPSPVGRSH, encoded by the coding sequence ATGGGTGACAGGACTTCATCGACTGAAATTGCCGACTTTGAGGATCTGGCGGGTGAAGCCGTCGATCTCATCGAGATCACCGGGCTGGTCAAGTGGTTCGACGTTGCCAAGGGCTTCGGTTTCATCATTCCGGACAATGGCATGCAGGACGTGCTGCTGCACGTGACGTGCCTGCGCCGCGACGGCTACCAGACGATCCTCGAGGGAACGCGGATCGTCGCGCTGATCCAGCGCCGCGAGCGTGGCTACCAGGCCTTCAAGATCCTTTCGATGGACCAGTCGACCGCGCTGCACCCTTCGCAGATGCCGGCAGCCCGCACCCACGTGCAGGTCACAGCCACCAGCGGTCTCGAGCGTGCTATCGTCAAATGGTTCAACCGTACCAAGGGTTTTGGCTTTCTGACGCGCGGCGAGGGGACGGAGGACATCTTCGTCCACATGGAAACATTGCGCCGTTTTGGCCTTACCGAGCTTCGGCCGGGGCAGGTGGTGCTGGTCCGTTTCGGACCGGGCGACAAGGGCATGATGGCAGCTGAAATCCATCCGGATACGCCAAGCCCGGTCGGCAGGTCGCACTGA
- the gloA gene encoding lactoylglutathione lyase — protein sequence MRYLHTMVRVKDLDAALHFYTTLFGMTEIRRYENEKGRFTLVFLAARDDLEHAGTHMSPCLELTYNWDTEDYDGGRNFGHLAYEVDDIYATCQKLMDAGVIINRPPRDGHMAFVRSPDGISIEILQKGDNLPSTEPWASMTNTGVW from the coding sequence ATGCGTTATCTCCACACGATGGTCCGGGTGAAGGATCTCGACGCCGCGCTGCACTTTTACACGACGCTGTTCGGCATGACGGAAATCCGTCGCTACGAGAACGAGAAGGGGCGGTTCACCCTGGTGTTTCTCGCAGCCCGCGACGATCTCGAACATGCCGGCACGCATATGTCGCCCTGCCTCGAGCTCACCTACAACTGGGACACTGAGGACTATGACGGCGGCCGCAACTTCGGTCACCTCGCCTATGAGGTCGATGACATCTATGCGACGTGCCAGAAACTGATGGATGCGGGTGTTATCATCAACCGCCCGCCCCGCGACGGTCACATGGCCTTTGTGCGCTCGCCGGACGGCATTTCCATCGAGATTCTCCAGAAGGGCGACAACCTGCCGAGCACTGAGCCCTGGGCTTCGATGACCAACACGGGCGTCTGGTAG